Proteins from a genomic interval of Pseudomonas paeninsulae:
- the ltrA gene encoding group II intron reverse transcriptase/maturase, whose translation MLHREVQGEALTGETDGPAIEPRNHKFGMPMLLSEAEGNTEHGVLRQSCSDPARSETLCTSGSPSHRNWEISAAPGAQAPGGAGKAKSHNPAVHVAEKSDTSVVPEKPSNKGPGPAEIVEERDVAKGNTEKNPVPRTLSRISCTSMGLEGVREAARRNKGMQFTALLHHITPQLLEQSFYALRRDAAVGVDGMSWREYEEGLLQRVTDLHAKLHSGAYRATPSRRVYIPKADGRQRPLGIASLEDKIVQQAVVTVLNAIYEEDFLGFSYGFRPGRSQHDALDALTVALKGQKVNWILDADITSFFDEIDHEWMLMFLGHRIADRRMLGLICKWLQAGVMEDGRRVAATKGTPQGAVISPLLANIYLHYVLDLWARQWRQRHARGDVIVVRYADDSVVGFRTQWQAQQFLVQLQERLARFGLSLNASKTRLIEFGRFAARNRRKRGLGKPETFDFLGFTHCCSTNRSGGFQILRLTVKKRMRATLLAIRDELKRRRHESVHAVGQWLTRVVRGYCNYHAVPGNLIRLGGFRSAVCRLWRQALIRRSQRNRLQWSRYGRLADLYIPKPRNAHPYPEDRFASHTRGRSRMR comes from the coding sequence ATGTTGCACCGTGAGGTGCAGGGTGAAGCGTTGACAGGGGAAACCGATGGGCCAGCCATTGAGCCGCGTAATCACAAGTTCGGGATGCCGATGCTGTTAAGCGAAGCAGAAGGCAACACGGAGCATGGCGTTTTACGCCAGTCATGCTCTGATCCCGCGCGGTCGGAGACCCTGTGCACGTCGGGAAGTCCTTCGCACAGAAACTGGGAGATCTCAGCGGCGCCCGGTGCGCAAGCACCGGGCGGAGCAGGAAAGGCCAAAAGCCATAACCCTGCTGTTCACGTCGCTGAGAAGTCGGATACGTCCGTAGTACCTGAGAAGCCATCGAACAAAGGGCCTGGCCCTGCGGAGATAGTGGAGGAAAGGGACGTAGCCAAGGGAAACACCGAGAAGAACCCCGTGCCCCGGACACTGAGCCGGATCAGTTGCACGTCGATGGGACTTGAAGGTGTACGTGAAGCAGCCCGAAGGAACAAGGGCATGCAGTTCACGGCATTGCTGCACCACATCACACCGCAGTTATTGGAGCAGAGCTTTTATGCCCTGCGCCGCGATGCAGCGGTGGGCGTGGACGGCATGTCGTGGCGAGAGTATGAGGAAGGTCTTCTCCAGCGGGTAACCGATTTGCACGCAAAGCTCCACAGCGGAGCCTATCGGGCAACGCCATCGCGGCGGGTCTACATTCCCAAAGCCGATGGCAGGCAGCGCCCGTTGGGTATTGCCTCTTTGGAGGACAAGATCGTACAGCAGGCGGTTGTTACCGTTCTGAATGCGATCTATGAAGAGGACTTCCTGGGATTCTCATATGGGTTTCGACCGGGACGCAGCCAGCACGATGCGCTGGATGCGTTGACGGTCGCGCTGAAGGGTCAGAAGGTGAACTGGATATTGGATGCGGATATCACGTCGTTCTTTGATGAGATCGACCATGAATGGATGCTGATGTTTCTGGGACACCGGATTGCAGACCGGCGCATGCTCGGACTTATCTGCAAGTGGCTTCAAGCGGGTGTAATGGAGGATGGCCGTAGGGTGGCTGCGACCAAGGGGACTCCCCAAGGTGCAGTGATATCGCCGTTGCTGGCGAATATCTATCTTCACTACGTGCTGGATCTGTGGGCAAGGCAGTGGCGCCAGCGGCATGCCCGTGGCGATGTGATTGTCGTGCGTTACGCGGACGACAGCGTGGTGGGTTTCAGGACGCAATGGCAGGCTCAGCAGTTTCTGGTGCAGTTGCAGGAGCGGTTGGCCAGGTTCGGATTGTCCCTCAATGCCTCGAAAACACGACTGATTGAGTTTGGTCGTTTTGCTGCGAGAAATCGTAGGAAACGAGGTCTAGGCAAACCGGAGACGTTTGACTTCCTGGGCTTCACGCACTGTTGTAGTACCAACAGAAGCGGTGGTTTTCAAATACTGCGACTGACGGTCAAGAAGCGAATGCGTGCGACGCTGCTGGCTATTCGGGATGAGCTGAAACGTCGACGCCACGAGTCTGTTCACGCCGTGGGTCAGTGGCTTACCCGGGTGGTCAGGGGCTACTGCAACTACCACGCGGTGCCGGGGAACCTGATACGTCTTGGCGGTTTTCGTTCGGCGGTTTGCCGTCTATGGCGGCAAGCCCTCATACGTCGCAGCCAGCGCAATAGGCTCCAATGGTCACGCTACGGACGCCTCGCCGACCTCTACATACCTAAACCTAGAAATGCACATCCGTACCCTGAGGATCGCTTCGCGTCACATACCCGAGGCAGGAGCCGTATGCGGTAG
- a CDS encoding cache domain-containing protein codes for MQPPFFIQSLTQKMLLHPINPGLEGQDVSALRDTNGVAINMEMLQIAKSSGQGMLQYSWPKPGQSTPADKRSR; via the coding sequence CTGCAACCGCCCTTTTTTATCCAGAGCCTGACACAAAAGATGCTGTTGCACCCCATCAACCCCGGCCTCGAAGGTCAAGATGTCAGCGCCCTAAGGGACACTAACGGGGTGGCAATTAATATGGAGATGCTGCAGATAGCCAAAAGCTCGGGCCAAGGCATGCTGCAGTACAGTTGGCCAAAGCCTGGCCAGTCCACCCCGGCGGATAAACGGTCGCGGTAG
- a CDS encoding IS30 family transposase — protein MEYHELSIEERATIQVGRLHGMSQQAIAQALGRNRSTISRELRRNTGSNGIYHAPTAQGHMRQRREACRPQKKLVPGSELLELVVELLRKNFSPEQIAGKLRSMDIPSFEDAYVCRETIYSAVYALPVGELRKELIQCLRQGKSTRRPRAGGVDRRNQIPEMVSIHLRPPEIEDRLMPGHWEGDLIKGKANASAVGTLNERSSNYLMLIKMNDATATSAVEGFSAALNRMPLAVRKSMTYDQGREMTRHAEITQKTGVAIYFCDPHSPWQRGSNENINGLIRQYLPKGTDLSVCSQEQLDAIAYELNIRPRKRFNWKCPIEVMSEMMEKAMTMQHDAPASIQ, from the coding sequence ATGGAATATCACGAACTCAGCATTGAAGAGCGCGCCACGATTCAAGTGGGTCGGTTGCATGGCATGAGCCAGCAAGCAATTGCCCAAGCACTTGGTCGCAACCGCTCCACGATCAGTCGTGAACTGCGACGTAACACCGGCTCCAACGGCATCTATCACGCACCTACGGCCCAGGGGCATATGCGTCAACGTCGAGAGGCGTGTCGCCCGCAAAAGAAGCTAGTGCCGGGCAGCGAACTGCTTGAGTTGGTGGTGGAGTTGCTGCGAAAAAACTTCTCTCCCGAACAGATTGCCGGCAAGCTGCGCAGCATGGATATTCCCAGTTTTGAAGATGCTTACGTTTGCCGCGAGACGATCTACAGCGCGGTCTATGCCCTGCCTGTGGGCGAGCTGCGCAAGGAGCTGATCCAGTGCCTGCGCCAGGGCAAGAGTACGCGTAGGCCGCGTGCAGGGGGCGTTGATCGGCGCAACCAGATCCCGGAGATGGTGAGCATCCATCTGCGTCCGCCAGAGATTGAAGACCGCTTGATGCCGGGGCACTGGGAAGGTGATCTGATCAAAGGCAAGGCCAACGCCTCTGCTGTGGGCACGCTGAACGAGCGCAGTAGCAATTACCTGATGCTGATCAAGATGAACGATGCAACGGCAACTTCGGCGGTTGAGGGTTTCAGTGCGGCCCTCAACCGGATGCCGCTGGCTGTGCGCAAGAGCATGACCTACGACCAGGGCAGGGAAATGACCCGGCATGCTGAGATCACCCAGAAAACAGGGGTGGCAATCTACTTCTGCGACCCGCACAGCCCCTGGCAGCGCGGCAGCAACGAGAACATCAATGGCCTGATTCGCCAGTATCTGCCCAAGGGCACGGACTTGTCTGTATGTAGCCAGGAACAGCTGGATGCCATCGCTTATGAGTTGAACATTCGTCCACGTAAGCGCTTCAACTGGAAGTGCCCAATTGAGGTGATGTCAGAGATGATGGAAAAAGCGATGACGATGCAACATGATGCGCCCGCTTCAATTCAATAA
- a CDS encoding cache domain-containing protein: protein MPILRNIAISKRLWLILIIALITLSLLITLALWQIHSGLYSAKVHQVRTAVENTSGILARFHQLEATGVLSHEDAQEEAVSMIRGLRHNQNEYLAAAETECNT from the coding sequence ATGCCCATTCTCAGAAACATAGCGATATCCAAACGTCTTTGGCTAATCCTTATCATCGCCCTAATCACCTTAAGCCTGCTTATTACTCTTGCGCTTTGGCAGATACACAGTGGGCTTTATAGCGCCAAGGTTCACCAAGTCAGAACTGCAGTAGAGAACACCAGCGGTATTCTCGCTCGCTTCCATCAGCTGGAAGCGACTGGAGTGCTCAGCCATGAAGATGCTCAGGAAGAAGCCGTATCAATGATCCGCGGACTTCGCCATAACCAGAATGAATACTTGGCGGCCGCGGAAACTGAGTGCAACACCTGA